A window of Sphingobacterium sp. lm-10 contains these coding sequences:
- the tyrS gene encoding tyrosine--tRNA ligase translates to MNFVEELRWRGMLQDIMPGTEEVLNNEKVSGYIGFDPTGDSLHVGHLTQIMTLIHFQSAGHKPFALVGGATGMIGDPSFKSAERNLLDESTLQHNLNALKVQLSKFLSFGEGKTDAKMVNNYDWFKEFSFLDFIRDVGKLITVNYMMSKDSVKKRLEGENGLSFTEFTYQLIQGYDFYYLWKHHNCKIQMGGSDQWGNIVTGSEMIRRIDQGSAYALTTQLIKKSDGQKFGKTESGAVWLDAKKTSPYKYYQFWLNATDDDAKSWIKIFTLKPKEEIDAIIAAHDETPHLRIVQKALAQDITIRTHSEQAYETAIKTSDFLFNNGSLDFLSSLQEEELREVFEGLPQYDLSREELNNGIHILDFLAVNTQVFPSKGEARKMLQGGGVLINREKILDGELVLSSSHLINDRYIIAQRGKKNYYLIVLKD, encoded by the coding sequence ATGAATTTTGTAGAAGAATTACGTTGGCGCGGCATGCTCCAGGACATTATGCCAGGTACTGAAGAGGTATTGAATAACGAGAAAGTCTCTGGCTATATCGGTTTCGATCCCACAGGAGATTCTTTGCACGTAGGGCATCTTACACAGATCATGACCTTGATTCACTTTCAGTCTGCTGGGCATAAGCCTTTTGCGTTAGTAGGTGGAGCTACAGGTATGATTGGTGATCCATCGTTCAAATCAGCAGAACGTAATCTATTGGATGAAAGCACCTTGCAACACAATCTAAATGCGTTAAAGGTTCAGCTTTCAAAATTCCTGTCTTTCGGAGAAGGGAAGACAGATGCAAAAATGGTCAACAATTATGACTGGTTTAAGGAATTCAGCTTCTTAGATTTCATCCGGGATGTTGGTAAGTTGATTACCGTAAATTATATGATGTCCAAGGATTCTGTCAAGAAAAGATTGGAAGGTGAAAATGGTCTTTCCTTTACTGAATTCACCTATCAGCTTATTCAAGGATACGATTTCTATTATTTGTGGAAGCATCACAATTGCAAGATACAAATGGGTGGTTCGGACCAGTGGGGTAATATTGTGACGGGTAGCGAAATGATCCGTCGTATAGACCAAGGCAGTGCCTATGCACTCACCACACAATTGATCAAGAAATCTGATGGGCAGAAATTCGGAAAAACAGAATCCGGAGCGGTATGGCTGGATGCCAAAAAGACCTCACCCTACAAATATTACCAATTCTGGCTCAACGCTACGGATGATGATGCAAAAAGTTGGATCAAAATATTTACGCTAAAACCGAAGGAAGAAATTGATGCCATCATTGCAGCGCACGATGAAACACCGCATTTACGCATTGTACAAAAGGCGCTGGCACAAGATATCACCATCCGCACTCACTCGGAGCAAGCATACGAGACAGCCATTAAGACGTCTGATTTCTTGTTCAACAATGGTTCGCTGGATTTCTTGTCATCACTTCAAGAAGAAGAGTTGCGTGAGGTCTTTGAAGGGTTACCACAATACGACCTCAGCCGAGAAGAACTCAACAATGGAATCCACATCTTGGATTTTCTAGCGGTAAACACGCAGGTATTTCCTTCCAAAGGAGAAGCACGTAAAATGCTACAAGGTGGTGGTGTATTGATCAACCGTGAAAAAATTCTGGATGGAGAATTGGTATTATCCAGCAGTCACCTAATTAATGATCGCTATATTATTGCACAGCGTGGCAAGAAAAACTATTACCTGATTGTGTTAAAAGACTAA
- a CDS encoding amino acid permease produces MGNNKLFRKKSIDQILLDSQKGGSGLARVLGVRDLVSLGIAAIVGAGIFSTIGLASYNGGPAISLLFLFVAFACVFTALSYAQFASAVPVSGSAYTYAYVSFGELFAWIIGWALVLEYAVSNMVVAISWSQYFVSMLEGFGITVPKWLTMAPAYAYEAHAKMLAVGLENLEGIDRIALQAYETAPRLSGIPIIFDLPAGLVTVFVTWLVYIGIKESRRASNFMVLVKIGVILAVIFGGMFFVKPENWTPFAPNGMEGVLSGVAAVFFAFIGFDSISTTAEESKNPQRDLPRAMIYCLLICAVLYVCITLVLTGMVNYSALNVKDPLAYVFSYVGFDHMAGIVSVTSVIAITSALLVFQLAQPRIWMTMSRDGLLWKKFATIHPKYKTPSFATIITGIVVAVPALFFKMDFFVDLTSVGTFFAFIMVCAGVLYMDHAGLTAKAKFKVPYINGKYIVGLSFLVGVVLVYIYGAPLTGAREAALGNTLLHNSLVIVFWLVWLVMSVLSFRFNFSLLPVIGILINLYLMSELGASNWLIFIIWLLIGLVVYFAYGYRNSKLNTQNSDKELEN; encoded by the coding sequence ATGGGTAATAATAAGCTTTTCCGCAAGAAAAGTATAGATCAGATTCTGCTTGATTCACAAAAAGGTGGCTCTGGTTTGGCACGCGTACTAGGAGTGCGGGATCTGGTGTCATTGGGAATCGCGGCCATTGTAGGAGCGGGTATTTTCAGTACAATTGGTTTGGCAAGTTACAATGGTGGGCCTGCTATCTCCTTACTTTTCCTATTTGTAGCTTTTGCCTGTGTTTTTACGGCATTATCCTACGCGCAATTTGCGAGTGCGGTACCGGTATCAGGTAGTGCATATACGTATGCTTATGTTTCTTTTGGCGAATTGTTTGCCTGGATTATTGGTTGGGCACTCGTTTTAGAGTACGCAGTTTCTAATATGGTTGTTGCCATTTCTTGGTCTCAATATTTTGTATCTATGCTGGAAGGATTTGGGATTACTGTGCCCAAATGGCTGACTATGGCTCCGGCCTATGCTTATGAAGCCCATGCAAAAATGCTTGCTGTTGGTCTTGAGAATTTAGAAGGCATAGATCGCATTGCGCTGCAAGCATACGAAACTGCCCCACGTTTATCGGGTATTCCTATTATTTTCGACTTACCGGCAGGCTTAGTGACCGTGTTTGTCACTTGGCTGGTATACATTGGTATCAAAGAATCACGCCGAGCCAGCAATTTCATGGTGTTGGTGAAGATTGGGGTTATTTTGGCCGTTATTTTTGGAGGAATGTTTTTTGTAAAGCCAGAAAACTGGACGCCTTTTGCACCGAATGGAATGGAAGGAGTGCTCAGTGGAGTGGCTGCGGTATTTTTCGCCTTTATCGGTTTCGATTCTATTTCCACAACAGCAGAAGAAAGCAAAAATCCGCAGCGAGACTTACCGCGTGCTATGATCTATTGTTTGCTAATTTGTGCAGTATTGTATGTGTGTATCACATTGGTATTAACCGGTATGGTCAATTACAGTGCATTAAATGTGAAAGATCCCTTAGCGTATGTGTTTTCTTATGTCGGTTTTGATCATATGGCAGGCATTGTGTCGGTCACATCGGTGATTGCCATTACTAGTGCGCTTTTGGTGTTTCAGTTGGCTCAGCCAAGAATTTGGATGACCATGAGCCGAGATGGCCTATTATGGAAGAAATTTGCCACCATCCACCCTAAATATAAAACACCATCTTTCGCCACCATTATTACTGGTATCGTAGTGGCGGTACCTGCTTTATTTTTCAAGATGGATTTCTTCGTAGATCTTACCAGTGTCGGAACTTTCTTTGCTTTCATTATGGTGTGCGCAGGCGTGTTATATATGGATCATGCCGGATTAACGGCCAAAGCAAAATTTAAGGTGCCTTATATCAATGGCAAATACATCGTAGGATTGAGCTTTTTAGTTGGCGTTGTGTTGGTTTACATATACGGCGCACCGTTAACAGGAGCGCGAGAAGCCGCACTTGGTAATACTTTATTACACAATTCGTTGGTTATCGTGTTTTGGTTGGTATGGTTGGTGATGAGTGTATTGAGCTTTCGCTTCAATTTTTCACTGCTTCCGGTTATTGGTATTCTAATAAATCTATACCTAATGAGCGAGTTAGGTGCCAGTAATTGGCTCATCTTTATCATCTGGTTATTGATCGGTCTTGTTGTGTATTTTGCCTACGGTTATCGAAACTCCAAATTAAATACACAAAATTCGGATAAAGAACTGGAAAACTAA
- a CDS encoding T9SS type A sorting domain-containing protein codes for MRKHLQYVRTWLYISVVALVVSANVSYAAEAHLLFKVDTASISSLSTNQLASIASRTRRDPGSLVDVNNKVITNVKVFYNPVAEQVAVSFKLSKLSSVSIRVMDALGNEVMGLMNGDLDGGIQSLNFDTSSKLPAGFYFVRVTSGSETVIKRISIR; via the coding sequence ATGAGAAAGCATCTACAGTACGTACGGACTTGGCTTTATATCAGTGTAGTAGCACTGGTAGTGAGTGCCAATGTGTCCTATGCTGCCGAGGCGCACCTCTTGTTTAAGGTAGATACTGCATCTATTAGTTCTTTGTCCACCAATCAACTCGCTTCTATTGCATCGCGTACCCGTAGAGACCCAGGATCACTAGTTGATGTGAATAACAAAGTAATCACCAACGTCAAAGTTTTCTACAATCCTGTTGCGGAGCAAGTAGCCGTTTCATTCAAACTTTCCAAATTGAGTTCCGTATCCATTCGGGTCATGGATGCTTTAGGAAATGAGGTGATGGGTTTAATGAATGGTGATTTGGATGGTGGCATACAAAGCTTAAACTTCGATACCAGCAGCAAATTGCCCGCAGGTTTCTATTTTGTACGTGTCACCTCTGGTAGTGAAACCGTCATTAAACGAATTTCTATACGCTAA
- a CDS encoding transglycosylase domain-containing protein, with the protein MKRESKNSKLTPDDVKRYTGLFWKVIFGFVLFAMLFMLSVRIGLFGRLPSFEDLENPNSNLASEIITDDNRVLGTYYVHNRSNVRYSELSPALVHALVSTEDKRFYKHSGIDYSRTISVIFHTLAGNKQGGSTITQQLALNLFSERREKGFLKRVMQKFQEWITAVRLERNYTKDEIIMMYFNTVDFGAYNTFGIKSAARTYFNTTPDQLTAPQAALLVGMLKGPGIYSPVRYPENALNRRNLVMQNMYEQGYLSQSDFNDFKQEGLDLQLRISSYSEGIGPYFRAVLKEQIRQEFKRLAITKPDGTPYDLDRDGLRVYTPINFQMQQHAEDAQKEWMSKLQNEFSKEWRRRDAFSGENAKILARGMKRADRYRMLKDEGLSESDIEKEFNKPIPMSLFSWNGNMDTVMTPLDSIRYTKLILRNAMMSMEPQTGHIKAWVGGINFEHFKYDQVKLGTRQVGSTAKPFVYACAIDNGYTPCNTIPNHPRSYGNWSPRGEVRGGDPITLKNAVKFSQNQASAYLINEIGADNVASFTRKMGITSDIPNNLSIALGSYDASIFDMVGAYAAFVNHGTWVEPTMILRVEDKNGTPIYEKAPKVVKAINSETAYAMVDILKGVVDGGTASRLRWDPDFGGLKNPIGGKTGTTNNNADAWFMGITPELVTGVWTGAEDRGISFSSTALGQGARSAMPVFGKFMRKVYADKSLKYSQEDFPLPPGGIHRFEIDCSRHTEFFGVPEETPLQDDRLGF; encoded by the coding sequence ATGAAGAGAGAATCGAAAAATAGCAAACTTACACCCGATGATGTAAAGAGGTATACCGGCCTTTTTTGGAAGGTTATTTTCGGGTTTGTTCTTTTTGCGATGCTATTTATGCTTAGTGTGCGTATCGGCTTGTTTGGTCGATTACCATCCTTCGAAGATTTGGAAAACCCCAACAGTAATCTCGCTTCCGAGATCATCACTGATGACAATCGGGTGCTAGGCACTTATTATGTACACAATAGATCCAACGTACGTTATAGTGAGCTTTCTCCGGCATTGGTTCATGCGCTCGTGTCTACCGAAGACAAGCGGTTCTACAAGCATTCTGGAATCGATTATTCCCGTACTATCAGTGTGATTTTCCACACACTGGCTGGCAACAAACAGGGGGGAAGTACGATTACGCAGCAATTGGCGCTCAATCTCTTTTCCGAGAGACGAGAAAAGGGATTCTTGAAAAGAGTAATGCAAAAGTTTCAGGAATGGATTACCGCAGTTCGATTGGAACGAAATTATACTAAGGATGAAATCATCATGATGTATTTCAATACGGTAGATTTTGGAGCCTATAATACCTTCGGCATAAAATCTGCCGCACGTACTTATTTCAACACTACGCCCGATCAACTTACTGCACCACAAGCGGCTCTGTTAGTTGGTATGCTCAAAGGGCCTGGCATCTATTCTCCCGTACGATATCCAGAGAATGCGCTAAACAGGAGAAACTTGGTGATGCAAAATATGTATGAGCAAGGATACCTTTCCCAAAGCGACTTCAACGATTTTAAACAAGAAGGGCTTGATTTGCAGCTACGCATTTCCAGCTACTCAGAGGGTATTGGACCCTATTTCCGTGCCGTGCTGAAAGAACAGATTCGGCAGGAATTCAAACGCCTGGCCATTACAAAACCTGATGGTACTCCATACGATTTAGATCGTGATGGCCTACGTGTCTACACACCGATCAACTTCCAAATGCAACAACATGCAGAAGATGCGCAAAAAGAGTGGATGAGCAAGTTGCAGAATGAATTTAGCAAAGAATGGCGACGTCGGGATGCCTTTTCTGGTGAAAATGCTAAGATTCTTGCCAGAGGCATGAAGCGCGCAGATCGCTACCGGATGTTGAAAGACGAAGGCTTATCCGAGAGCGACATCGAAAAGGAATTTAACAAACCGATTCCAATGAGTTTATTCAGTTGGAATGGTAATATGGATACGGTGATGACTCCATTGGATTCTATTCGTTATACCAAACTTATTCTTCGAAATGCAATGATGTCGATGGAGCCACAGACCGGCCATATCAAAGCCTGGGTTGGTGGTATCAACTTCGAGCACTTTAAATATGATCAGGTTAAGTTAGGTACCAGACAGGTCGGATCTACAGCCAAGCCGTTTGTGTATGCTTGTGCTATAGATAATGGTTATACACCATGTAATACGATTCCAAATCATCCACGCAGCTACGGGAACTGGAGTCCGCGCGGCGAAGTCCGCGGTGGTGATCCAATAACGTTGAAAAATGCCGTTAAATTTTCACAAAACCAGGCATCTGCCTATCTTATTAACGAGATTGGAGCAGATAATGTAGCCTCTTTCACCCGGAAGATGGGCATTACGTCCGATATTCCGAATAATCTTTCTATTGCCTTGGGTTCTTATGATGCCTCCATCTTCGACATGGTGGGTGCTTATGCGGCCTTTGTGAATCACGGTACCTGGGTCGAGCCGACCATGATTTTACGGGTGGAAGACAAAAATGGTACACCAATCTACGAGAAAGCACCAAAAGTCGTAAAGGCGATCAACAGCGAAACGGCTTATGCCATGGTAGACATTCTGAAAGGCGTGGTGGATGGTGGTACCGCCAGTAGACTGCGTTGGGATCCTGACTTTGGCGGGCTTAAAAACCCGATCGGTGGAAAAACGGGTACTACAAATAATAACGCGGATGCGTGGTTTATGGGTATAACGCCAGAATTGGTTACGGGCGTATGGACAGGTGCTGAAGATCGTGGAATCAGTTTTAGTAGTACCGCATTAGGGCAGGGAGCACGCTCCGCGATGCCGGTGTTTGGTAAGTTCATGCGTAAAGTATACGCAGATAAATCGCTAAAATATTCTCAGGAAGACTTTCCATTACCTCCAGGAGGTATTCACCGTTTCGAGATCGATTGCTCCAGACATACGGAATTCTTTGGTGTGCCGGAGGAGACACCGCTGCAGGATGATCGTCTAGGGTTTTAA
- the uvrC gene encoding excinuclease ABC subunit UvrC — translation MFDYKQELTRIPHKPGVYQYFDKDEQLIYVGKAKDLRNRVGSYFNSPHQLNGKTRVLVRKINRIAFTIVDTEIDAWLLENSLIKKHQPRYNVMLKDDKTYPWIVIKNERFPRIYWTRRYIKDGSRYYGPYASVGMMHIVLDMIRELFPLRTCNLNLSEENIQKGKFKVCLEYQIGNCKGPCEGYQEEESYNQNLVNIKDILNGKISIVNNRLKEQMQEAVAQMDFEQAHTLKQKLDKLGNYQSKSTVVSSSITNVDVFSIASEDSYAFVNFLKIVNGVIIQTQTLEMKKRLDESDEELLALAIPEIRSRFKSLSREIIVPFELDIQENENIHFLVPKMGDKRKLLDLSLKNVAYFKKERLNQYEKLNPELKTERILSQMQKDLRMNVLPQHIECFDNSNIQGNYPVSAIVVFKDAKPSKKDYRHFNVKTVVGPDDFATMEEAVFRRYRRLLDEDQPLPQLIIIDGGKGQLGAALKSLRLLGIEKKVTVIGIAKRLEELYYPGDQYPLYLDKKSETLRIIQHLRDEAHRFGITFHRNQRSRKTFVSELEQIPGIGKTTVEKLLKTFKSTKKTREASDEQLAALLNKKQIAAFRAYFAEID, via the coding sequence GTGTTTGATTATAAGCAGGAATTAACTCGAATACCACATAAACCAGGTGTCTATCAATATTTTGATAAAGACGAGCAGCTGATCTACGTTGGTAAGGCGAAAGATCTGCGCAATCGCGTGGGCTCCTATTTCAATAGTCCGCATCAGCTCAACGGGAAAACCAGAGTGTTGGTGCGGAAGATCAATCGCATTGCATTTACCATTGTAGACACGGAGATCGATGCTTGGCTGCTCGAGAATAGCCTCATCAAAAAACATCAGCCCCGCTACAATGTGATGCTCAAAGATGACAAAACCTATCCATGGATTGTTATCAAAAACGAGCGTTTCCCACGGATTTACTGGACGCGTCGTTATATTAAAGACGGTTCGCGCTATTATGGACCCTATGCCTCAGTAGGGATGATGCATATCGTGCTGGATATGATTCGGGAGCTATTCCCGCTGCGTACCTGCAACCTAAACCTATCGGAAGAAAATATTCAAAAAGGCAAATTCAAAGTCTGTTTGGAGTATCAAATCGGCAACTGCAAAGGCCCGTGCGAAGGTTATCAAGAAGAGGAATCCTATAATCAGAACCTCGTCAATATCAAAGATATCCTCAACGGAAAAATCAGCATTGTAAACAATCGCTTAAAAGAGCAAATGCAGGAGGCCGTTGCTCAGATGGATTTCGAGCAAGCACATACGCTGAAGCAGAAGCTTGATAAGTTGGGCAACTACCAAAGTAAATCTACTGTCGTGAGTTCGTCGATCACTAATGTAGATGTATTTAGCATCGCTTCCGAAGATAGCTATGCATTTGTCAACTTCCTGAAGATCGTCAACGGTGTGATCATCCAGACCCAAACGCTGGAAATGAAAAAGCGGCTTGATGAAAGTGATGAAGAATTGCTAGCATTGGCGATACCGGAGATCAGATCCCGGTTCAAAAGCCTTTCTCGAGAGATCATTGTACCCTTTGAACTAGATATTCAAGAAAACGAAAACATTCATTTTTTGGTGCCTAAAATGGGAGACAAGCGCAAGCTATTGGATTTGTCGCTCAAGAATGTGGCTTACTTTAAAAAGGAACGACTCAATCAATACGAAAAGCTTAATCCCGAATTAAAAACGGAGCGTATATTATCACAGATGCAAAAGGATCTACGCATGAATGTGCTGCCACAGCATATCGAATGCTTTGATAACTCCAATATTCAGGGAAATTATCCAGTTTCTGCCATAGTGGTATTCAAAGACGCTAAGCCTTCGAAGAAAGATTACCGACATTTCAACGTGAAAACCGTAGTGGGGCCGGATGATTTTGCCACGATGGAGGAAGCCGTATTTCGTCGTTACCGCCGCCTGTTAGACGAAGATCAGCCGTTGCCGCAATTGATTATTATTGATGGAGGTAAAGGGCAATTGGGTGCCGCGCTGAAAAGCTTACGCTTGCTCGGGATTGAAAAGAAGGTAACCGTCATCGGTATTGCGAAGCGGCTCGAAGAACTCTATTATCCAGGTGATCAATACCCACTATATTTGGATAAAAAATCGGAAACTTTGCGCATTATCCAACATCTTCGGGATGAAGCCCATCGTTTTGGTATCACCTTTCACCGTAATCAGCGTAGCCGAAAAACCTTTGTATCAGAGTTGGAACAGATCCCTGGAATTGGTAAAACAACTGTTGAAAAGCTACTCAAAACATTCAAGTCGACCAAAAAAACGAGAGAAGCCAGCGATGAGCAACTGGCAGCACTATTGAATAAGAAGCAGATAGCCGCTTTTCGAGCCTATTTCGCCGAGATAGACTAG
- a CDS encoding iron-sulfur cluster assembly protein, with product MNQIIVMDATGLAPQIREVLETVYDPELKPANIVDLGLVYEIITKADGSAKIVMTLTAPGCPVAGEIMDEVQRKVADIEGVNQAVVELTFDPPWHRDMMSEEAKLELGFL from the coding sequence ATGAATCAAATAATTGTGATGGATGCAACCGGCCTTGCGCCGCAGATCCGTGAGGTATTAGAGACGGTGTACGATCCAGAATTAAAGCCAGCAAACATCGTGGACTTAGGTTTGGTGTACGAAATCATTACCAAAGCAGATGGTTCGGCCAAAATTGTGATGACACTTACAGCACCTGGTTGCCCAGTAGCGGGAGAGATTATGGATGAGGTACAACGTAAAGTAGCAGATATTGAAGGAGTCAATCAAGCCGTTGTGGAATTAACATTTGACCCACCTTGGCATAGAGATATGATGTCTGAAGAAGCTAAGTTGGAGTTAGGGTTTTTGTAG
- a CDS encoding glycosyltransferase, which translates to MTISYMRVLFVHNYYQDHGGEDVVFHQEMTALAETPGYEVFSLSYQNEKGWKGLWQFLWSPWNIFAAKKLREAIHRFKPDVVHFHNTQYACGPILIRTAKKAGVPVVMSLHNFRLLCPSATLFYNGHLFTDSVQAEFPWKAIRNRVLDHSFLKTTLTALSYWIHRRLGTWNSVDRFLVLADFSKHLLERSSLHVSPQNIVVKPNYVEIPLPSTLPARQEHFLFVGRLSAEKGIMELLFALKNTRFPLRIVGAGPLQEQVEEIVSATPHFSYVGALPKEAVYQELLQCKALIVPSVCYEGGTPLTIIEGMMLHTPIIASAIGAIADAVVDGKTGYTFQPTEAGSIEHAIHQFEKDDSASRDAITAQAAEHAKNNHGKAHIMALLQHEYDQVCARNT; encoded by the coding sequence TTGACTATCTCATACATGCGCGTACTCTTTGTTCATAACTACTATCAGGATCATGGTGGAGAAGATGTTGTCTTCCATCAAGAGATGACTGCATTGGCAGAAACACCAGGTTATGAGGTGTTTTCGCTAAGTTATCAAAATGAAAAAGGCTGGAAAGGCCTTTGGCAATTTCTGTGGTCTCCATGGAATATCTTTGCCGCAAAAAAATTACGCGAAGCCATACACCGCTTTAAACCCGATGTGGTTCATTTTCACAATACGCAGTATGCTTGTGGCCCCATCTTGATTCGCACCGCCAAGAAAGCGGGAGTTCCCGTTGTGATGTCCTTGCATAATTTCAGGTTGTTGTGCCCTTCGGCAACACTATTCTATAACGGGCACCTGTTTACCGACAGTGTACAGGCCGAGTTCCCTTGGAAAGCGATTCGAAACCGCGTATTGGATCATTCTTTCCTAAAAACTACATTGACCGCATTAAGTTATTGGATACATCGTCGATTAGGCACCTGGAACAGTGTAGATCGCTTTCTGGTATTGGCAGATTTTTCTAAGCATTTGTTGGAGAGAAGTTCGCTTCACGTATCTCCCCAAAACATCGTGGTGAAGCCGAATTATGTAGAGATTCCCCTTCCCAGCACCTTACCTGCCCGGCAAGAACATTTTCTTTTTGTAGGTCGCCTATCGGCGGAGAAAGGTATTATGGAGCTGTTGTTCGCTTTGAAAAACACCCGTTTCCCGCTACGTATCGTGGGGGCTGGCCCTTTGCAAGAACAAGTGGAGGAGATTGTAAGCGCTACACCACATTTCTCTTATGTAGGCGCTTTGCCCAAAGAAGCAGTCTACCAAGAGCTTTTGCAATGCAAAGCGCTTATTGTTCCCTCGGTCTGCTACGAAGGTGGTACACCACTTACCATCATAGAAGGTATGATGTTGCATACCCCCATCATAGCAAGTGCAATCGGCGCGATTGCTGATGCCGTGGTGGATGGAAAAACCGGATATACTTTCCAGCCCACGGAGGCTGGCTCGATTGAGCACGCCATTCATCAATTTGAAAAAGATGATAGCGCATCGCGTGATGCTATCACTGCGCAGGCAGCCGAGCACGCGAAGAACAATCATGGTAAAGCACATATTATGGCTTTATTACAACATGAGTATGATCAGGTTTGCGCACGAAATACCTAG
- a CDS encoding polyprenyl synthetase family protein, translating into MLTQSIYSTLITEAIEQAQFPVDPPKLYDPIRYILGLSGKRIRPLLVMLGADLFAFDDMESTIPAALAVEYFHNFSLIHDDIMDEAPLRRGAITVHKKWSENVAILSGDALLVKAYEEIAQCAPDKIPALLKVFNRMALEVCEGQQKDMDFETEDQVEESAYIAMIRAKTSVLLGGALQMGAILANANAEEQELLFQFGVNLGIAFQLQDDILDVYGNPENFGKQVGGDILCDKKTILRIHLQRLADEQDALTLKELVNERDAESKIQTTKQLYAKYDVRAIAEELKERYSEHAYKALEAIRVAAQQKVALLDLARNLMVRTH; encoded by the coding sequence ATGCTGACACAATCTATATATAGTACACTGATTACCGAAGCCATCGAGCAAGCACAATTCCCAGTGGATCCGCCTAAGTTGTACGATCCAATTCGCTATATTTTGGGTTTATCGGGCAAGCGCATCCGACCATTACTCGTTATGTTGGGGGCCGATCTGTTTGCCTTTGATGATATGGAATCTACCATTCCCGCTGCATTGGCCGTGGAGTATTTTCATAACTTTTCCCTTATTCACGATGATATTATGGATGAGGCTCCGCTTCGCCGTGGGGCAATCACGGTGCATAAAAAATGGAGTGAAAATGTGGCGATTCTTTCTGGCGATGCTTTACTCGTGAAAGCGTATGAAGAGATCGCACAATGTGCACCTGATAAGATTCCAGCATTGCTGAAAGTCTTTAACCGTATGGCGTTGGAGGTGTGCGAAGGACAACAGAAGGATATGGATTTCGAAACGGAGGATCAGGTGGAAGAATCTGCTTACATCGCCATGATCCGTGCGAAGACATCGGTACTTCTGGGGGGAGCGCTGCAAATGGGAGCTATCTTGGCGAATGCTAACGCGGAAGAGCAGGAGTTACTTTTCCAGTTTGGGGTGAACTTAGGGATTGCTTTTCAGTTGCAAGACGATATTTTAGACGTATATGGTAATCCTGAAAACTTTGGAAAGCAGGTAGGGGGTGATATTCTTTGCGATAAAAAAACCATTTTACGCATTCACTTGCAGCGGCTCGCTGATGAGCAGGACGCGCTAACGCTAAAGGAGCTAGTGAATGAGCGAGATGCGGAGAGCAAGATACAGACCACTAAGCAATTGTATGCCAAGTACGATGTACGCGCGATTGCCGAGGAGCTCAAAGAACGCTATTCTGAGCACGCCTACAAAGCCTTAGAAGCGATAAGGGTAGCTGCGCAGCAGAAGGTTGCTTTATTAGATTTGGCACGTAATCTGATGGTTCGTACGCATTAG
- a CDS encoding amidohydrolase, producing the protein MEQIKVTIFQAYLFWENAEKNLQNLSLRLSGLREKTDLIILPEMFNTGFTMNVEACSETMSGPTMHWMFDLSKKFECVVAGSLIIEEDGRYYNRFVWMSPDGTFVHYDKRHLFSMAKENEKFTAGASRVVLNIKGWRICPMVCYDLRFPVWSRNENDAYDLLVYTANWPDKRSAHWRALIPARAIENQAFVIGVNRVGHDGNENYYSGGSMCISPAGDVVYYKPEDEDLYTFTLNPKDLIETRENLPFLHDQDKFTII; encoded by the coding sequence ATGGAGCAAATAAAAGTAACAATATTTCAAGCGTATCTATTCTGGGAGAATGCCGAGAAGAATCTACAAAATCTATCGCTTCGTTTATCTGGATTGCGTGAGAAAACGGATCTGATTATTCTGCCGGAAATGTTTAACACTGGTTTCACCATGAATGTAGAAGCTTGTTCCGAAACAATGTCTGGACCAACGATGCATTGGATGTTCGACCTTTCCAAAAAGTTTGAATGTGTCGTGGCCGGCTCCCTGATTATTGAAGAGGACGGTCGGTATTATAACCGCTTTGTTTGGATGTCGCCAGATGGCACTTTTGTGCATTACGATAAAAGACATCTCTTTAGCATGGCCAAGGAGAACGAGAAATTCACGGCTGGGGCATCCCGAGTCGTACTCAATATCAAAGGTTGGCGAATCTGTCCGATGGTTTGTTATGATCTTCGTTTCCCGGTGTGGTCACGCAATGAAAATGATGCGTATGATCTTTTGGTTTATACGGCAAACTGGCCAGACAAGCGATCAGCTCATTGGCGTGCGCTAATACCAGCAAGAGCGATTGAAAATCAAGCCTTCGTGATTGGTGTGAATCGGGTCGGACACGACGGGAATGAGAATTATTATTCTGGAGGTTCTATGTGTATTTCTCCAGCGGGAGATGTGGTGTATTATAAACCGGAGGATGAGGATTTGTATACCTTCACATTAAATCCTAAAGATCTGATAGAAACGCGGGAGAATTTGCCATTTCTGCACGATCAAGATAAGTTTACCATCATTTAA